The following proteins are encoded in a genomic region of Saccharopolyspora antimicrobica:
- a CDS encoding XRE family transcriptional regulator, giving the protein MTEFASEEDRNFSTEHDLLVFGQRLRHLRRAAGLTLVELGERVGRAPSQLSLLENGHREPKLSLLRGLADALGTSVDELLSKKPPNRRAELEIAVEKAQLDPIYQRLGVPPLKVGKRVPTEALEHVLALYEELRRRETKQVATPEEARKANAELRRMMREHGNYFPEIEKAAAGILDKVGYHGGPLSEGQIQAIATHLGFGLRFVTDLPRSVRSVTDLKNRRIFLRRESLGMHSPRTILLQTLGHLTLGHSQPRDFADFLRQRVEANYFAAAVLVPEQTAVPFLQDAKAERDLAVEDMRDVFSVSYEMAAHRFTNLATQYLDLVCHFVRNDETGIIYKAYENDGLVFPSDATGAIEGQRMCRYWSGRQVFASQDRYSTYYQYTDKPGATHWCVAHVDPSRGRDFAITLGVPYAESRWFRGRDTNNHSKSKCPNGECCQRPPAELASRWEGMVWPSARAHSHVLAALPADTFPGVDEADVYAFVEAHQS; this is encoded by the coding sequence ATGACGGAGTTCGCCAGCGAAGAAGACCGCAATTTTTCGACGGAACACGACCTTCTGGTGTTCGGTCAGCGCCTGCGGCACTTGCGCCGCGCCGCCGGACTCACCCTCGTCGAGCTGGGTGAACGGGTCGGGCGCGCGCCGTCGCAGCTGTCGCTGCTGGAGAACGGCCACCGGGAGCCGAAGCTGTCGCTGCTGCGCGGGCTGGCCGATGCGCTGGGCACCTCCGTCGACGAACTGCTGTCCAAGAAGCCGCCGAACCGGCGCGCCGAGCTGGAGATCGCCGTGGAGAAGGCGCAGCTCGACCCGATCTACCAGCGGCTGGGCGTGCCGCCGCTGAAGGTCGGCAAGCGCGTGCCCACCGAGGCGCTGGAGCACGTGCTAGCGCTCTACGAGGAGCTCAGGCGCCGGGAGACCAAGCAGGTCGCCACCCCGGAGGAGGCCCGCAAGGCGAACGCCGAGCTGCGCCGGATGATGCGCGAGCACGGCAACTACTTCCCGGAGATCGAGAAGGCGGCCGCGGGCATCCTGGACAAGGTCGGCTACCACGGCGGACCGCTGTCGGAGGGGCAGATCCAGGCGATCGCCACCCACCTCGGCTTCGGGCTGCGGTTCGTCACCGACCTGCCGCGCTCGGTCCGCTCGGTCACCGACCTGAAGAACCGCCGGATCTTCCTGCGCCGCGAATCGCTGGGCATGCACAGCCCACGGACCATCCTGCTGCAGACGCTCGGCCACCTCACCCTCGGCCACAGCCAGCCCCGCGACTTCGCGGACTTCCTGCGGCAGCGCGTCGAGGCGAACTACTTCGCCGCGGCCGTGCTGGTGCCCGAGCAGACCGCGGTGCCCTTCCTGCAGGACGCCAAGGCCGAGCGCGACCTCGCGGTGGAGGACATGCGGGACGTCTTCTCGGTGTCCTACGAGATGGCCGCGCACCGCTTCACCAACCTGGCCACCCAGTACCTGGACCTGGTCTGCCACTTCGTGCGCAACGACGAGACCGGCATCATCTACAAGGCCTACGAGAATGACGGCCTGGTCTTCCCGAGCGACGCGACCGGCGCGATCGAGGGGCAGCGGATGTGCCGGTACTGGTCCGGCCGCCAGGTGTTCGCCTCCCAGGACCGCTACTCGACCTACTACCAGTACACCGACAAGCCGGGCGCGACCCACTGGTGCGTCGCGCACGTCGACCCGAGCCGCGGCCGCGACTTCGCGATCACGCTCGGCGTGCCCTACGCCGAGTCGCGCTGGTTCCGCGGGCGCGACACCAACAACCACTCCAAGTCCAAGTGCCCGAACGGCGAGTGCTGCCAGCGTCCACCCGCGGAGCTGGCCAGCCGCTGGGAGGGCATGGTGTGGCCGTCGGCGCGGGCGCACTCGCACGTGCTCGCCGCGCTCCCCGCGGACACCTTCCCCGGCGTCGACGAGGCCGACGTCTACGCGTTCGTGGAGGCCCACCAGAGCTGA
- a CDS encoding serine hydrolase: protein MFSPQISCGSRLPRTACGYGWFLGPLAGREARYHSGDNAGFKCLNAWLPDIDLRFAALSNQEHVGMGDLEELLGAVATGDF from the coding sequence ATGTTCAGCCCGCAGATCAGCTGTGGATCCAGGTTGCCACGGACCGCGTGCGGTTACGGCTGGTTCCTGGGACCGCTGGCTGGCCGCGAGGCGCGCTACCACAGCGGAGACAACGCTGGTTTCAAGTGCTTGAACGCGTGGCTGCCGGACATCGATCTGCGTTTCGCGGCCCTGAGCAACCAAGAACACGTGGGCATGGGCGACCTGGAGGAACTGCTCGGAGCAGTTGCGACCGGCGACTTCTGA
- a CDS encoding TetR/AcrR family transcriptional regulator yields the protein MCEQDRRTRIADAAIELVAEQGVRALTHLAVDARLELPRGSTSYYMRTRRALLEAAVARLAVRARADFDAFGGSAPPPDVRAAADRIAAHLDRMLGERRSDTIARYALVAEVTATAELHEPLARAAFSRQLAVALMTALQAPAPEAAGADLVSLCEGLVFDRIIGSRSLDAPESGSAASLAQLSRAVEAFLRGVLA from the coding sequence ATGTGTGAGCAGGACCGCCGGACGCGGATCGCCGATGCCGCGATCGAGCTGGTCGCCGAGCAGGGCGTCCGGGCGCTGACGCACTTGGCCGTGGACGCGAGGTTGGAGCTGCCGCGCGGTTCCACGTCGTACTACATGCGCACCCGCCGAGCACTGCTGGAAGCGGCGGTGGCGCGCTTGGCGGTCCGAGCACGAGCCGACTTCGACGCCTTCGGAGGTTCGGCACCGCCGCCGGATGTTCGTGCTGCGGCCGATCGGATCGCGGCCCACCTGGATCGCATGCTGGGGGAGCGGCGCAGCGACACCATCGCGAGATATGCGCTGGTAGCCGAGGTCACCGCGACCGCAGAGCTGCATGAACCGCTGGCGCGGGCGGCGTTTTCCCGTCAGCTGGCGGTCGCATTGATGACCGCCCTGCAAGCGCCGGCCCCGGAGGCGGCAGGTGCCGATCTGGTCAGCCTGTGCGAGGGATTGGTGTTCGACCGGATCATCGGCAGTCGCTCACTGGACGCGCCCGAGTCCGGGAGCGCGGCCAGCCTCGCGCAACTTTCCCGCGCGGTCGAGGCATTCCTGCGCGGCGTGCTCGCGTGA
- the zapE gene encoding cell division protein ZapE, which yields MRKRADLRERFDVAAAREGFELDTAQQLVADELAGLGAAPQKRFRRPRGLYLHGPVGRGKSFLVNTFFAEAPVQAKLRVHFHDFFDQLHRTIARIRASNRTNAVDSAIAELVGSARLLCFDEFHVHDPGDAALVTKLLRALLARRVTLVTTSNYRPADLLPNPLFHHLFRPAIELVEGNLTVVELGGGPDYRRAGGRGNQGFASGTWSTSPPEELRIPTTAERTLLDVDGRHLRASAVRDGLVWFDFDELCATATSTKDYLVLAARFRTWVITGVPRLTHRDAQAQQRFANLVDVLSEKDATLHVVAQQDIASTLACGRDTDRTASRLALLESSS from the coding sequence ATGCGCAAACGAGCTGATCTGCGCGAACGCTTCGACGTGGCCGCCGCTCGCGAAGGCTTCGAACTCGACACCGCGCAGCAACTGGTGGCCGACGAACTCGCCGGACTGGGTGCCGCCCCGCAGAAGCGCTTCCGCCGACCGCGCGGCCTGTACCTGCACGGCCCGGTCGGGCGCGGCAAGAGCTTCCTGGTGAACACGTTCTTCGCCGAAGCGCCCGTCCAGGCCAAGCTGCGAGTGCACTTCCACGACTTCTTCGACCAGCTCCACCGGACCATCGCGCGCATCCGAGCCTCGAACCGGACGAACGCCGTGGACAGCGCGATCGCCGAACTCGTCGGCAGCGCGCGACTGCTGTGCTTCGACGAGTTCCACGTGCACGATCCCGGTGATGCCGCGCTGGTCACCAAGCTGCTGCGCGCCCTGCTCGCACGCCGCGTCACGCTCGTGACCACGTCGAACTACCGCCCCGCCGATCTGCTGCCCAACCCGCTGTTCCACCACCTGTTCCGCCCCGCGATCGAACTCGTGGAGGGGAATCTCACCGTGGTCGAGCTCGGAGGCGGCCCGGACTACCGACGAGCCGGCGGGCGCGGGAATCAGGGCTTCGCGAGCGGAACCTGGTCGACGTCGCCGCCCGAGGAACTCCGCATCCCCACCACAGCCGAACGAACGCTGCTCGACGTCGACGGACGGCACCTGCGCGCTTCGGCCGTGCGCGACGGCCTGGTGTGGTTCGACTTCGACGAGCTCTGCGCAACCGCCACCTCGACGAAGGACTACCTCGTGCTCGCCGCGCGGTTCCGCACCTGGGTGATCACCGGTGTCCCGCGGTTGACCCACCGCGATGCGCAGGCCCAGCAGCGCTTCGCCAACCTCGTGGACGTGCTGTCCGAAAAGGACGCGACCCTGCACGTGGTGGCCCAGCAGGACATCGCGAGCACCCTGGCCTGCGGCCGCGACACCGACCGGACCGCGAGCCGCCTCGCCCTCCTGGAGTCCAGCAGCTGA
- the lepA gene encoding translation elongation factor 4, translating to MSSFADTTFTPPERIRNFCIIAHIDHGKSTLADRMLQLTGVLEERAYRAQYLDRMDIERERGITIKAQNVRLPWTSEGVDHVLHMIDTPGHVDFTYEVSRSLAACEGAILLVDAAQGIEAQTLANLYLAMEHELQIIPVLNKIDLPAAEPDKYAAELAHIIGCEPEDVLRVSAKTGEGVDAVLDEVVRQIPAPQGDSDAPPRAMIFDSVYDTYRGVVTYIRVVDGKITPRQRIRMMSTDATHELLEVGIISPEPKPSAGLGVGEVGYLITGVKDVRQSKVGDTITSERKGAEEALSGYREPKPMVYSGLYPVDGTDYPLLREALDKLQLNDAALTYEPETSGALGFGFRCGFLGLLHLEITRDRLEREFKLNLISTAPNVVYEVGMEDGTELVVTNPSDWPEGKIKDVFEPVAKCTIIAPSEFVGTIMELCQSRRGQLSGMDYLSETRVELRYTLPLAEIVFDFFDQLKSRTRGYASMDYEESGMQSSNLVKVDILLQGEPVDAFSAIVHRDAAYGYGTKMATKLRELIPRQQFEVPIQAAIGSRIIARETIRAIRKDVLAKCYGGDISRKRKLLEKQKEGKKRMKTIGRVEVPQEAFVAALSTDESKDDKAKGKK from the coding sequence GTGAGCAGTTTCGCCGATACCACGTTCACGCCCCCGGAGCGGATCCGGAACTTCTGCATCATCGCGCACATCGACCACGGCAAGTCGACGCTGGCCGACCGCATGCTGCAGCTGACCGGTGTGCTGGAGGAACGCGCGTACCGGGCCCAGTACCTCGACCGGATGGACATCGAGCGGGAGCGCGGCATCACGATCAAGGCGCAGAACGTGCGCCTGCCGTGGACCTCCGAAGGTGTCGACCACGTGCTGCACATGATCGACACCCCCGGTCACGTCGACTTCACCTACGAGGTCAGCCGGTCGCTGGCCGCGTGCGAGGGCGCGATCCTGCTGGTCGACGCCGCGCAGGGCATCGAGGCGCAGACGCTCGCCAACCTGTACCTGGCGATGGAGCACGAGCTGCAGATCATCCCGGTGCTCAACAAGATCGACCTGCCCGCCGCGGAGCCGGACAAGTACGCCGCCGAGCTGGCGCACATCATCGGCTGCGAGCCGGAGGACGTGCTGCGCGTGTCGGCCAAGACCGGTGAGGGCGTCGACGCGGTGCTCGACGAGGTCGTGCGGCAGATCCCGGCGCCGCAGGGCGATTCCGACGCCCCGCCGCGCGCCATGATCTTCGACTCGGTCTACGACACCTACCGCGGTGTGGTCACCTACATCCGGGTGGTGGACGGCAAGATCACGCCGCGGCAGCGGATCCGGATGATGTCCACCGACGCCACCCACGAGCTGCTGGAAGTCGGCATCATCTCGCCCGAGCCCAAGCCCTCGGCGGGCCTCGGCGTCGGCGAGGTCGGCTACCTGATCACCGGTGTGAAGGACGTCCGCCAGTCCAAGGTCGGCGACACGATCACCTCCGAGCGCAAGGGCGCCGAGGAAGCCCTGAGCGGCTACCGCGAGCCCAAGCCGATGGTGTACTCCGGGCTCTACCCGGTGGACGGCACCGACTACCCGCTGCTGCGCGAGGCGCTGGACAAGCTGCAGCTCAACGACGCCGCGCTGACCTACGAGCCGGAGACCTCCGGTGCGCTGGGCTTCGGGTTCCGCTGCGGGTTCCTCGGGCTGCTGCACCTGGAGATCACCCGCGACCGGCTGGAGCGCGAGTTCAAGCTGAACCTGATCTCCACCGCGCCGAACGTGGTCTACGAGGTGGGCATGGAGGACGGCACCGAGCTGGTCGTCACCAACCCGTCGGACTGGCCCGAGGGCAAGATCAAGGACGTCTTCGAGCCGGTCGCGAAGTGCACCATCATCGCGCCGTCGGAGTTCGTCGGCACGATCATGGAGCTGTGCCAGAGCCGCCGCGGTCAGCTGTCCGGCATGGACTACCTGTCGGAGACCCGCGTCGAGCTGCGCTACACGCTGCCGCTGGCGGAGATCGTCTTCGACTTCTTCGACCAGCTCAAGTCCCGCACCCGCGGCTACGCCTCGATGGACTACGAGGAGTCGGGGATGCAGTCGTCGAACCTGGTCAAGGTCGACATCCTGCTGCAGGGCGAGCCGGTGGACGCCTTCAGCGCGATCGTGCACCGCGACGCGGCCTACGGCTACGGCACGAAGATGGCCACCAAGCTGCGCGAGCTGATCCCGCGCCAGCAGTTCGAGGTGCCGATCCAGGCGGCGATCGGTTCGCGGATCATCGCCCGCGAGACGATCCGCGCGATCCGCAAGGACGTGCTCGCCAAGTGCTACGGCGGTGACATCAGCCGGAAGCGCAAGCTGCTGGAGAAGCAGAAGGAGGGCAAGAAGCGGATGAAGACCATCGGTCGCGTCGAGGTCCCGCAGGAGGCCTTCGTCGCCGCGCTGTCCACCGACGAGTCCAAGGACGACAAGGCCAAGGGCAAGAAGTAG
- a CDS encoding class I SAM-dependent methyltransferase, with the protein MSGFPEFALDRAFGHPRGLLGTVGGWLMAHHNAATEQQVVRLARLSGSERVLVIGPGPGVGLRAAAGQAARVVGVEPSEQMRQAAAHRCTGLANVALQDGDAESTGQPDAAFDVALSVNNVQLWPDRIAALAELRRVLRPGGALLLSTHARWLPGGRAGLDSDVRAAGFTDVQVWAWQPPGRAGAQVQARAVRPA; encoded by the coding sequence ATGAGTGGTTTTCCGGAGTTCGCCCTGGACCGTGCGTTCGGTCACCCGCGCGGTTTGCTGGGCACCGTGGGCGGCTGGCTGATGGCCCACCACAACGCGGCGACCGAGCAGCAGGTCGTCCGGCTGGCCCGGCTCTCCGGCTCCGAGCGGGTGCTGGTCATCGGGCCGGGCCCGGGTGTGGGACTGCGGGCGGCCGCCGGGCAGGCGGCTCGGGTGGTGGGCGTCGAGCCTTCCGAGCAGATGCGCCAAGCCGCCGCGCACCGCTGCACCGGTTTGGCCAACGTGGCGCTGCAGGACGGTGACGCCGAGTCGACCGGCCAGCCGGACGCGGCGTTCGACGTGGCGCTGAGCGTCAACAACGTGCAGCTGTGGCCGGACCGGATCGCGGCGCTCGCCGAGCTGCGCCGAGTGCTGCGGCCCGGTGGCGCTCTGCTGCTGTCCACCCACGCCCGGTGGCTGCCCGGTGGACGCGCCGGGCTCGACTCGGACGTGCGCGCGGCCGGGTTCACCGACGTGCAGGTATGGGCCTGGCAGCCGCCGGGCCGGGCCGGCGCGCAGGTGCAGGCCCGCGCCGTTCGCCCGGCATGA
- a CDS encoding adenosine deaminase has product MSLGLTLPKAELHLHIEGTIEPELVFSLARRNGVELPFATVDDLRRRYVFDDLQSFLDLYYLSMAVLRTAQDFTDLTDAYLAKAREQGVRHAEIFFDPQAHVSRGVPLAEVMTGLTESLRTSRERFGISTRLIACFLRDLGPQEALSTWETLQPHLEHIDGIGLDSAEVGHPPQLFEPVFTRARDAGLHVVAHAGEEGPPEYVWQAIDVLGVERVDHGIRSVEDGALLKRLAGDRTPLTVCPLSNVRLRCVPELSRHPLPRLLDAGVLVTINSDDPSYFGGYVGENFTALQEALKLDDSVLRQFAADSFRASFLPEAERDALIAEIE; this is encoded by the coding sequence ATGTCGTTGGGCTTGACGCTGCCCAAGGCCGAGCTGCACCTGCACATCGAAGGGACCATCGAACCGGAGCTGGTGTTCAGCCTCGCCCGGCGCAACGGCGTGGAGCTGCCCTTCGCGACCGTGGACGACCTGCGCCGCCGGTACGTCTTCGACGACCTGCAGTCCTTCCTCGACCTCTACTACCTGTCGATGGCCGTGCTGCGCACCGCGCAGGACTTCACCGACCTCACCGACGCCTACCTGGCCAAGGCCCGCGAGCAGGGCGTCCGCCACGCGGAGATCTTCTTCGACCCGCAGGCGCACGTCTCCCGCGGCGTCCCGCTGGCGGAGGTGATGACCGGGCTGACCGAGTCGCTGCGGACCAGCCGGGAGCGCTTCGGCATCTCCACCCGGCTGATCGCGTGCTTCCTGCGCGACCTCGGGCCGCAGGAAGCGCTGTCGACCTGGGAGACGCTGCAGCCGCACCTGGAGCACATCGACGGCATCGGCCTGGACTCCGCCGAGGTGGGCCACCCGCCGCAGCTGTTCGAGCCGGTCTTCACCCGGGCCCGCGACGCAGGCCTGCACGTGGTCGCGCACGCCGGTGAGGAAGGGCCGCCGGAGTACGTCTGGCAGGCCATCGACGTGCTCGGCGTGGAGCGCGTCGACCACGGCATCCGGTCGGTGGAGGACGGCGCGCTGCTCAAGCGCCTCGCCGGTGACCGCACTCCGCTCACGGTGTGCCCGCTGTCGAACGTCCGCCTGCGCTGCGTGCCGGAGCTCTCCCGGCACCCGCTGCCGCGACTGCTGGACGCCGGCGTGCTGGTGACGATCAACTCCGACGACCCGTCCTACTTCGGCGGCTACGTCGGCGAGAACTTCACCGCGCTGCAGGAAGCGCTGAAGCTCGACGACTCGGTGCTGCGCCAGTTCGCCGCCGACTCCTTCCGGGCCTCGTTCCTCCCCGAGGCGGAGCGCGACGCCCTGATCGCCGAGATCGAGTAG
- a CDS encoding TetR/AcrR family transcriptional regulator produces the protein MGNREDLLAGAKRCLLDKGYERSTVRDIATEAGVSMAAIGYHFGSRENLLNAALFEAMDEWGAEVARTLGAEGESDAGTAERFEAMWARMIDSFTSHRPLWLASVEAFMQAARSSELRDRLADGMRQGRAGQAAALLVTGEDSLPDEQVRSLGSVHMALLSGVMLQWMVSPEDAPSAAEVARGLRALSGVVWPDGES, from the coding sequence ATGGGAAACCGCGAGGATCTGCTGGCCGGGGCGAAGCGCTGCTTGCTCGACAAGGGCTACGAGCGCTCGACGGTGCGCGACATCGCGACCGAGGCGGGCGTCAGCATGGCCGCGATCGGCTACCACTTCGGATCGCGCGAGAACCTGCTCAACGCCGCGCTGTTCGAGGCGATGGACGAGTGGGGCGCCGAAGTCGCGCGCACCCTCGGCGCCGAAGGTGAGAGCGACGCCGGGACGGCGGAGCGGTTCGAGGCGATGTGGGCGCGCATGATCGATTCGTTCACCAGCCACCGCCCGCTGTGGCTGGCCAGCGTCGAGGCCTTCATGCAGGCCGCGCGCTCGTCGGAGCTGCGCGACCGGCTGGCCGACGGCATGCGGCAGGGCAGGGCGGGACAGGCGGCGGCGCTGCTGGTCACCGGCGAGGATTCCCTCCCGGACGAGCAGGTGCGCAGCCTGGGATCGGTGCACATGGCACTGCTGTCCGGGGTGATGCTGCAGTGGATGGTCTCGCCCGAGGACGCCCCGAGCGCGGCTGAAGTGGCGCGGGGATTGCGGGCGCTCTCCGGTGTGGTCTGGCCGGACGGCGAGAGCTGA
- a CDS encoding carboxylesterase/lipase family protein, translating into MTGRTRHSKTFAVLLAAGLTAGLAACGAQQPDDPVVLTDSGPVRGAVTEQTRSFIGIPYAAPPTGALRWAPPQPAQPWETPRDATRKGNSCPQVGMEIGEPSTTEDCLYLNVTAPRRAADRPLPVMVYLHGGSFVDGVGHRYDPTPLVTRGDVIVVTVNYRLGVFGFLSHPALDATGDYGLQDQQAALRWVQRNARAFGGDPGNVTLFGESGGGFSVCDNLVSPGSAGLFHRAIIQSAPCAVQWSPETTSAPRPRAIAAQQGVGLAARAGCADEATAADCLRRKPVPELLEVAAGENFSPALGGTALPLDPATALESGRFERVPVLHGINRDEERFMTMGAELMNGRPLSFEQYRAEVAQLFPAHADAVIREYGCYDDSCASLARSAAITDHRWAKSSLDTATALARWTPTYSYEFAPREAPWHAGVPRPPYPMGAYHTAELPYLFNADWAEPLDQAQRELAVQMIGYWTRFAATGDPNGDDAARWDRHVVLALESGRAGGIAVRDFAAEHHYEFWTAIG; encoded by the coding sequence ATGACCGGCCGCACGCGACATTCGAAGACGTTCGCCGTTCTGCTCGCGGCCGGACTGACCGCAGGGCTCGCCGCTTGCGGAGCGCAACAGCCGGATGACCCCGTGGTGCTGACCGATTCCGGTCCCGTGCGCGGTGCCGTGACCGAGCAGACCCGGTCCTTCATCGGCATCCCGTACGCGGCCCCGCCCACCGGCGCCCTCCGCTGGGCACCGCCGCAGCCCGCGCAGCCGTGGGAAACGCCCCGCGATGCGACGCGCAAGGGCAACTCGTGCCCGCAGGTCGGCATGGAGATCGGCGAGCCGAGCACGACGGAGGACTGCTTGTACCTCAACGTCACCGCACCGCGGCGGGCCGCGGACCGGCCGCTACCGGTGATGGTCTACCTCCACGGCGGCAGCTTCGTCGACGGCGTCGGGCACCGCTACGACCCCACACCACTGGTGACCAGGGGCGATGTCATCGTGGTGACCGTCAACTACCGGCTCGGCGTCTTCGGCTTCCTCAGCCACCCGGCCCTCGACGCCACCGGCGACTACGGGCTCCAGGACCAGCAGGCCGCGCTGCGCTGGGTCCAGCGCAACGCGCGGGCGTTCGGCGGTGACCCGGGCAACGTGACGCTGTTCGGCGAGTCGGGAGGCGGGTTCTCGGTGTGCGACAACCTGGTCTCCCCCGGCTCCGCCGGGCTCTTCCACCGCGCGATCATCCAGAGCGCCCCGTGCGCTGTTCAGTGGTCTCCCGAGACGACCTCCGCGCCGCGCCCGAGGGCCATCGCCGCGCAGCAAGGGGTCGGACTGGCAGCTCGCGCGGGGTGCGCCGATGAGGCGACAGCGGCGGACTGCCTGCGGCGCAAACCGGTACCAGAACTGCTGGAAGTCGCCGCCGGGGAGAACTTCAGCCCCGCGCTCGGCGGCACCGCGCTGCCGTTGGACCCGGCGACCGCGCTGGAAAGCGGCCGGTTCGAACGAGTTCCCGTGCTGCACGGCATCAACCGCGACGAAGAGCGCTTCATGACCATGGGTGCGGAGCTGATGAACGGCCGGCCGCTGAGCTTCGAGCAGTACCGCGCCGAAGTGGCGCAGCTGTTCCCGGCCCACGCCGACGCCGTGATCCGCGAATACGGTTGCTACGACGACAGTTGCGCGAGCCTGGCGAGATCAGCCGCGATCACCGACCACCGCTGGGCGAAGTCCTCGCTGGACACCGCCACCGCACTGGCCCGCTGGACACCCACCTACAGCTACGAATTCGCACCGCGGGAAGCGCCCTGGCATGCAGGAGTCCCCCGGCCGCCGTACCCGATGGGCGCCTACCACACCGCCGAGCTGCCGTACCTGTTCAACGCGGACTGGGCCGAGCCGCTGGACCAGGCGCAGCGGGAACTCGCCGTCCAGATGATCGGCTACTGGACGCGGTTCGCGGCCACCGGAGACCCCAACGGGGACGACGCCGCGCGGTGGGACCGGCATGTGGTCTTAGCGCTGGAATCCGGTCGGGCGGGCGGCATCGCGGTCCGGGATTTCGCCGCCGAGCACCACTACGAGTTCTGGACCGCGATCGGCTGA
- a CDS encoding VOC family protein — translation MDVLASRLILRPRERDRSLRFYRDVLGLAIAREFPGGTVFFLGQGLLEISGSGGPGPSPDQVLWVQVRDVRSEFEQLRERGVTVLAEPECKPWGLHEAWIADPDGMRIVLVEIPSDHPLRVDVRNL, via the coding sequence ATGGATGTCTTGGCCAGCCGGTTGATCCTCCGACCGCGCGAGCGGGACCGTTCGCTGCGCTTCTACCGGGACGTGCTCGGGTTGGCGATCGCCCGGGAGTTCCCCGGTGGCACGGTGTTCTTCCTCGGACAGGGGCTGCTGGAGATCTCCGGCAGCGGCGGCCCCGGACCGAGCCCGGACCAGGTGCTCTGGGTGCAGGTGCGCGATGTGCGGTCGGAGTTCGAGCAGCTCCGCGAGCGCGGTGTCACCGTGCTGGCCGAGCCCGAGTGCAAGCCGTGGGGCCTGCACGAGGCCTGGATCGCCGACCCGGACGGCATGCGGATCGTGCTGGTGGAGATCCCGTCGGACCACCCGCTGCGCGTCGACGTCCGGAACCTCTGA
- a CDS encoding EamA family transporter: MGLVAVVLVVAAAFAHAGWNFFAKRAGSAGAGFVWLTATCSAVLYLPVAAGALVLFGVPPLGDWVLGVLVSAVVHLAYFLLLQRGYAVGDMSVVYPLARGTGPMLAMLIAVLVLGERPGWLGVAGGLLVIAGVLVIGLSDGLPRSGASLAGVGFGVLTGSLIATYTVWDAYAVTGLALSPLLYDWANNFARSGLLAPYAARRRAQIAAVWSEHRAAVLAVALLSPLAYILVLFAMQLAPVSLVAPARELSIVIAGLLAWRFLGESQPGRRMTGALVVLTGVVLLGIA, translated from the coding sequence ATGGGTCTGGTCGCCGTTGTTCTCGTCGTGGCCGCTGCGTTCGCCCACGCGGGCTGGAACTTCTTCGCCAAGCGGGCCGGATCGGCAGGCGCCGGTTTCGTCTGGCTGACCGCCACCTGCTCAGCGGTGCTGTACCTGCCGGTGGCCGCCGGGGCGCTGGTGCTGTTCGGCGTTCCGCCGCTGGGTGACTGGGTGCTGGGCGTGCTCGTCAGCGCGGTCGTGCACCTGGCCTACTTCCTGCTGCTGCAGCGCGGTTACGCCGTCGGTGACATGTCGGTGGTCTACCCGCTGGCCAGGGGCACCGGCCCGATGCTGGCGATGCTGATCGCGGTGCTGGTGCTGGGCGAGCGGCCGGGCTGGCTCGGGGTCGCCGGCGGCCTGCTGGTGATCGCGGGAGTGCTGGTGATCGGGCTGTCCGATGGCCTGCCCCGCTCCGGCGCGAGCCTGGCCGGGGTCGGGTTCGGCGTCCTGACCGGTTCGCTGATCGCGACCTACACGGTGTGGGACGCCTACGCGGTGACCGGCCTGGCGCTGTCCCCGCTGCTGTACGACTGGGCGAACAACTTCGCCCGCTCCGGACTGCTCGCCCCCTACGCGGCCCGCCGCCGAGCCCAGATCGCCGCGGTCTGGTCCGAGCACCGCGCGGCGGTGCTGGCGGTGGCGCTGCTGTCGCCGCTGGCCTACATCCTCGTCCTGTTCGCGATGCAGCTCGCCCCGGTGAGCCTGGTGGCCCCGGCCCGCGAGCTGAGCATCGTCATCGCGGGCCTGCTGGCCTGGCGCTTCCTCGGCGAGTCCCAACCCGGCCGCCGGATGACGGGAGCACTCGTCGTCCTCACCGGAGTCGTCCTCCTCGGCATCGCCTGA